TTGAATCATTTTTGACGCCAATAAATCAATTTTTAAATGCTGACCATCAAAGTGCGAGTGAGGTTTTGCGTCCGAATGCGGCGAGTGGTGGTCAGGAAACCCGTCATCGTGGTCGTGTTCATGACTGTGCTCGGAGGATCCAAATAACGCCATTTTTAACAAATACAAATCGGAATGTTCGTGCTCATGAAGGAAGGATTCCATGGAATTTAATGGACTGGATTCGTTCAAATTCGCATAAAGCCCTTGTTGGCCAAATGTTAGAAAACTAAAAATGAGATAGATCGAGAACAGTTTCTTCATAAGTACTTGGAAATTTCTTTAAACTCTTTTAGATCGTTAGAGCTTAAATTTTCATTGGTTAAACAATGATCGATATGGTCGTGAATGATAGCTTTCTTAGCCTCAATGAGCGCCTTAACGACGGCATGAAGCTGCATCGAGATATCCACACATTTTTTATTTTCGACCATCATAGCGATGACTTTATTTAAATGTCCCGAAGCACGCTGCAATCGCCTTTTCACATCGTCGTGGCTAGAATGAATGTGTACTTTTGAATCTTTAAATTTTACAGCAGGTTTAGTCTTTTTTTGAGATTGATCCTTGGAACCCATATTGATAGCATCCCCCCCTAAGGGATTTATGTCAATACCGTCCAGAATACTTTTAAGCCGTTTTTTAACTCGTTTTGGGGACCAAGCATGGGATTTTGCTATTCCCTTAGTCTTGATCTCAATCTTCCCCGGTCAGTTGCAAAATGTGGCGGGGTATTATTTGATTTCCAAAATCGCTCAATTTTTCCTGAATCCAATTATTATTCGCTGGATTGATCACTTGCCAAGAAAACAAATTTACAGACTTGGTATTGGATCGCAAACATTCGCAGTCGCATTGACTTGGCTTTTGATCGAACAATTTTATGGTTTACTCGGATCGGCGAAAGGTACGCCATTTTGGATTATTTATATGTCGTTGGGGCTCATCGGAATCATCGGCTCGTTGGGATCTACTTTAATGGAAATCAGTGTTGGCTATGACCTTGCTGCTGACATGGTTCCAAAAAATGACCTTGCCATTTTTAATAGCCGCATGAAGCGAATTGATTTGTTTACTGAAGTCACAGCACCTATCTTTGCCGGTGCTGTGATGTTGCTACCTAGCACTTACTTTTTTAATATTGGATTCACTATCGTCGCGATCCTAAATGTATGCACATTTTTACCTGAATAT
The window above is part of the Bdellovibrionales bacterium genome. Proteins encoded here:
- a CDS encoding metal-sensing transcriptional repressor, which codes for MGSKDQSQKKTKPAVKFKDSKVHIHSSHDDVKRRLQRASGHLNKVIAMMVENKKCVDISMQLHAVVKALIEAKKAIIHDHIDHCLTNENLSSNDLKEFKEISKYL